The Aquincola tertiaricarbonis genomic sequence GTGGTGTGCAGCACCGCCTCGTCGAACTGCGCCGCGGGCAGCACCTGCTCGAACAGCGCGGCCTGGGCCGCCAGGTCTTCCACCGCCAGCGCCCGGCCGGTGAGAAACGCGCGCTTGGCCAGGTTCAGCCCCAGCCGGTTGACGTAGCGCCGCAGGCCGGTGGGGTAGTAGTGCAGGCCCAGGCTGCAGGCGGGCATGCGCAGCTCGCTGCCGGCTAGTGCGATGCGCAGGTCGCAGGCCAGCACCAAGTCGGTGGCGCCGCCGTACACGCTGCCGTTGAGCGCGCACAGCGTCAGCGGGCGGGCACGCTCCAGCGCATCGGGCACCCGCTCGAACAGCTGCGGGCCATGGTCGCCACGGTCGAAGCCGCCCACGTGGTAGCCGGCGCTGAACACCGGCCGCGGCTGGCCGCCGGTATCGGCCCGCAGCACCAGCACCCGCACCGCCGGCTCGGCATTCACCTGCGCGATGCAGTCCAGCAGGTGGTGCAGGTCGTCGTCGGTCAGGCTGTTGCGCCGGGCCGGGCGGCGCAGCGTCAGCGTGGCGATGGTGCTGCCCGCGTCGATCTGCAGCAGCGGCGGGCCTTCTTCCAGCTCGGGGGTGTCGGTCATGGGTCGATTCTGTCGCCGGCCGCCGCCAGGCAGGCGCGCACCTCGGCCACCAGGTCTTCCGGCGAGATGGGCCGCATCAGGTAGCGCGCGGCACCCAGGGCCAGTGCCCGCTGCTGCATCTCCACGTCGTGGTGGGTGGAGGTGATGAAGATAAAGGGCACGTCACGCAGCCCGGGCAGCTGCTTGACCTGGGCCATCAGCTCGAAGCCGTCGCCGTCGGCCATGCCCACGTCGGACAGGATCAGGTCGGGCCGGTTGATGCGCGCCATGGCCAGGGCTTCGTCGGCCCGGCTGGCGGTGAGCACCCGGAAGCCCAGCGGCATCAGGCAGCTGCGCTTGAGCAGCAGATTGGTGGGCACGTCGTCCACCACCAGCAGCAGCGGCTGCGCGGCCTGCGGCGCCGGCGGACGCAGAAAGCCGTCGATCCATGCATTGAAGCTGCGCGGGTCGATGGGCTTGCTGGCATAACCGTCGAAGCCCAGCGCCATCAGCCGCTCGCGGTCGCCACGCATCGCGCTGGCCGTCACCGCCAGCAACGGGATGTGGGCGGTGCGCACATCGGCCCGCAGCTCACGGGCCACGTCGATGCCGCTCATGCCCGGCAGCTCGATGTCCAGCAGCACCAGGTCGGGCAGCCGCTCACGCGCGGTGGCCAGGCCCTGCTCGCCATCGCTGGCGGTGAGCACGGCATGGCCGAAGGCCTTGAGCAGGTAGCTCATCAAGGCCAGGTTGACGGCGTGGTCCTCGATGACCAGCACGGTGGCCATGGTCAGCTGCCTTCCATCAGCAGCGAGAAGCAGCTGCCCTCGCCGGGTTCACTCTTGACGCGGATGCGCCCGCCCATCAGCGTGGCCAGCGTGGCGCACACGTGCAGGCCCATGCCGGTGCCGTCGGGCCGCCGTCGCGGGTCGCCCACCTGGGTGAAGGCCGAGAACAGCCGCGCCTGGTCTTCGGCCGAGATGCCGATGCCGTCGTCGCATACCTCCACCCACCACTGGCCGTCGGCATGGCCCACGCCCAGGCGCACGCTGCCACGGTCGGTGAACTTGATGGCGTTGTTGGCGAAGTTGATAACGATCTGCCGCAGCGCGCGCCGATCGGCCTGGCGCAGCACCGGCTCGGCCGGCTGCTGCAGCGTCAGGCCCAGCTGCTTGGCGCGGGCCAGCGGCGCCAGCTGCGCCTGCACCTCGGCCACCAGGGCACCCACGTCCACCAGTTCGGGCGACAGGCGGTACATGCCGGCCTGGATCTTGGCCAGGTCCAGCAGGTCATTGATCAGCAGCAGCAGGTGCTCGGCACTGCTCTTGACGATGCCCAGCTGGTTCTCCTGCTCGGCATTGATCTCGCCCGGCAGGCGCATCAGCAAGATGCCGGTGAAGCCCAGGATGGCATTGAGCGGCGTGCGCAGCTCATGGCTCATGGTGGCCAGGAAGCGGTCCTTGGCCTGGTTGGCCACGCGCAGCTCCGCGTTCATCTTCTGCAGTGCGGTCTCGGCCTGCTTGCGGTCGGTGATGTCGCGGATGGCGCTCATCACCAGATCGCCGTCCTCGCTGTCCAGCGGGCTCAGGCTAATCTCTACCGGAAACTCCTGGCCGTCGCGCCGCAGGCCGTACAGCTCCAGCCCGGCGCCCATGCTGCGCACCTGCGGCGCGCGATGAAAGCGCATGCGGTGGCCGAAGTGGGCGCTGCGGTAGCGGGCGGGCAGCAGCATCTCCATCGAGGCGCCCACCATCTCGTGGCGGCCCCAGCCGAAGATGCGTTCGGCCTGGCCGTTGGCCAGCACGATGCGCCCACCCTGGTTGACGATGATGATGGCGTCCGGCACCGATTCCAGCAGGTCGCGGTAGCGCTGCTCCACCTGCATCGCGTCGCGCGCCACCTTGAAGGCGGTCACGTCGCGGCAGCTCATCACCAGGCCGCTCAACTGATCGCCGTTGCGCACCGCGCGCAGGTTCAGGTCCACGTACAGCAGCCGGCCGTCGCGGTGGCAGCGCAGGGCCGCGCGCAGCAGCACGTCGCCTTCGGTGGCGGTGCGGCGGGCGGCCAGTTCTTCGTCGATGCGGTCGGCCGGCACGATCAGGTCGAGCAGGGGCCGGCCGCGGGCTTCGTCTGCTGCGTAGCCGAAGGTGACCTCGGCCATGCGGTTCCACAGCAGCACGTCGCCCGAGGGCGACAAGACGATCAAAGCGTCGGGCGCTTCGTCCAGCCACAGCCGCTCGAAACTTTGGCCGGCGGGCAGATGACGCTGCATGAAACCTCCTGGGCAGCGCGGGGGGAAGCGTTGTCGCGTTAGCCTACCAGCCCCAGGCCTGCCGCCGGAAGCCCGGTTTGCACCGGTGACGCAATGCGCCGCGCTGGGCCTCAATTGCGGAAGTTCTGCGTCACCATCAGGCCATAGCGGCCACCGTCCAGGATGCCGATGCCCACGCGGCCGAAGGCCGGCCGCAGGATGTTGGCGCGGTGGCCGGGCGACTCCATCAGACCGCGGTGGGCCATGCTCAGGCTGCGGGCCAGCGCCAGGTTCTCACCGGCAGCCAGGTAGCGCAGCCGGCCGGCCCGCATGCGGTCGAACGGATCCAGCCCGTCGGGCGTGACGTGCGAGAAATAGCTGCGCGCGAACATGTCGCGCGAATGGGCGCGGGCCACCTCGACCGCGGCCTCGTCGGCCACCAGCGGCTTCAGTCCCTCGCGGCGTCTTTCCTCGTTCAGCAGCAGCAGCATCTGCGCTTCCAGATCGGGGCGCGGCCGCGCGTTGGCAACGGCAAAAGGCAGCTTCACCGTCTCGCGCGAGCCGGGCCGCACGGTGATCTTGTGCAGCGTCTGCTGCACGGCCGGATCAAAGATCGGGCCCAGCTTGGCTTCCACCCATTCGGCCGGCGCCGCCAGCCGGTCGGCCAGGCGGCTGTCGCGCATCGCGCTGCTCAACCGGTCGGAGAACGGCATCACCAGCAGCAGCATCGCCACGATGGTGGCATTGATCAGGCCATTGACCGCGCCCGGCAGCACCCCCAGCGCGCGGTTGACGCCATGCCCATGTGCCCGTTCGGGCAGCTGCCGCAGCCCGGCCCGCGCCACCGCCCCGAGCAGGATGCGGCCCAGCACGTACACGCCCAGGAAGCTGATCGGCGCCCCCCAGACGCCGAAGCCAGGCTGCCACTGCAGCAGCCTGTCGGCCACCAACGGGTAGGCCGCGAACGCCAGCAGCACCGCCGCCACCAGACACACCAGCTCGACCGTCGCCAGCAGGAAGCCGCGCTGCCAGCCTGCGAACAGGCTGAACAGCATCACGATCACCAACAAACCATCCACCAAACTCATGCGGCAACAAGCGGCAACTGCAATACCCGCGTTTCCGCGTCCAAGCGTCGGAAACCCTAATCCGACGGCGCGGCGGGTGCCGGCGCCGCGGCACGCTGCCGCAGCCATGGCACCAGCGCCGCCTCCGGCATCGGGCGCGCACCATACCAGCCTTGCGCCACGTCGCAGCGCAGCTGGCGCAGCAGGGCCCACTCCTCGGCGGTCTCGGCCCCTTCGGCCACCGTGCACAGGCCCAGGTTGCGGCCCAGGTCGATGGCCGCCTTCAACAGCGTGAGCATGGTGCCGGAGTTGGCCGCACCACGGACGAAGCTGCGGTCGATCTTCAGCTCGGTCACCGGCAACATGTGCAGGTAAGCCAGCGAAGACTGACCGGTACCGAAGTCGTCGATGGACCACTCGAAACCCAGCGCCCGCACCTCGCGCATGCGCCCGATCACGGTGGCCGGGTCTTTCATCACCGCGCCTTCGGTCAGCTCCAGCCAGATGTCTTCGGCGCGGGCGCCGGTCTGCGACAGCAGCGTGCGGAGCAAGTCGCAGAAGCCGCCCAGCCCGACGTCGTGCACCGACACGTTGACCGCGATGCGGCCGCACAGCCCCTGCGCACGCAGCTCGCGCGACAGCCGCATCGCACGCTGCAGCACCCACTCGGTGATGCCCTTGATGCAGCCGGTCTGCTCGGCAAAGGGAATGAAGTCGGCGGGCGGGACCATGCCGCGCGTCGGGTGCTCCCACCGCACCAGGCATTCGAAGCTGGTGACCGCGTCGTCCGCCAGCCGGAACTTGGGTTGCAGCATCAGCACGAATTCATCGCGCTGCGCCGCCCGCCGCAGCTCGGAGATCAGCGACAGCTGCCGCGGGTCGGCCTGCACCAGGTGCCGGCCATACACGGTCCAGCCGGCATCGCTGCGGCGGTCTTCATGCAACGCGATCTCGGCCTGGCTCATCAGCCGGTGCATGGAGTTGGCCTCGGCCGTGGCATGGGCCACGCCCCAGGCGGCGCTGATGTCCACCGACTGCCCGGCCACCTCCAGCGGCGCGGCAAACAGGTCGGCCGCCGCCCCCTGCAGCAGTTGCGCATCACCCCGGCCGCGTCCGACGACCAGGGCAAACTGGTCGGCATAGATGCGACCGGCCAGCGCATGGTCGCAGCGCAGGCACGCCTGCCGCAGGCGATCGGCCACGGCCTGCAGCACCGCATCACCCACGTCGCGTCCCAGGGCTTCATTGATGGCCTTGAAACGCCGCACATTGAGCATGGCGACCGTGGGCGCCAGGCCGCGGCCGAGCCAGATGTCGCCGACGGCGACCAGCCGCTCACGGTTGCCCAGGCCGGTGAGCAGGTCGCGCTGCGCGGCCTCCACCGCGCGCTCGCTGGCGTCCAGCTGGTACTGGGCCGCCACCTGGCGCACCGCCGCCATGTCGCGGCTGCGGTCCAGCTCGCGCTGCCGGCACTGCGTGAGCAGCCGATACGCCTGCTCGTGCTGGCCTTGTTCGGCCGCCAGCTCGGCGGCCATCCACCACAGGCGCGAAGGCAGCGATCGATCGCCGGCGGCGATCACCTGCAGCAGCGCCTGGGCTTCAGCGCCACGGCCACCCCGGTTCAGCGACCGGTGGTGCAGGGCCTGCGCCATCGCCAGCGTGCAGCGGACATCGGCACCCCGGGCCTCTTCGGGCACGCCGGCCAGCAGGTCCAGGTAGGCCTGGGTCTGCGCCACATGCCCCAGCCGGGCATGGACCTCGGCACCCAGCGCGCGGAAGTGCGTGAGGGTGGCGCCGTCCACCTCGCCAGGCTGATCGGGGAACGACCATACCTCCAGCAGCGGCAAGGCCCTGTCCAGCTCACCCGCGGACACATAAAGCTCTGCCAGCACGGCGACGGCGCCGAAGCGCACCCACCCGCCCAGGTCGTTGGCGGCCAGCACACGTTCCAGGCAGGCCCGCGCCTGCAGCTCGTCCCCGGCCAGGTAATGCGCAATGCCGACGTTGGCCACCGCTGCCAGGTGCATGCCGCTGTGGTCGATCTGCTGCACCAGCCGCAGCATGCGGCAGGCCTGCTGCATGTAGCTCACCAGCTGGCCCATGCACTGGTACAGGTACAGCGATGGACCGAGGGCCAAGTGCTGTTCGAGCGGATCTTCGATGCGATCGATGTCGACGCTCAGGCGCTCATAAGCCGCCAGGGCGGCTTCGACGTCACCGCCAAGTGCGGCCAGCCCGAGCGCACAGCTGCTGGCCACCAGACAGCCGGCACGGTCGCCCTGCACCATCAGCTGCTCGGCCAGCGTTTCGTACAAGCCGGCGTGGCTGCGTGACTGCGGCCCCAGCCGCGCCAGCATGAGCTGCATGCGCAGCTTCAGTCGTTCATCGTCTCCGGCCTGCGACAGGTACTGCCGTGCCAGCTCGGCCGCTGCGGCCAGCGAGTCGTACCGCGCAAGCCACACCCGGCGCACCGCCTGGGTATGCAGGCCCGGACTGACTGACTGCAAAGACTGAACCACCGTGCGCCTTGACAAATGGGCATCGGCCGATTCTAGGGGCGCGTTACGCCAGCTTTCCGCATCGCGGGGCCGCGGTGCAGCGCAGCGGCAGGCAAGAAAAAACCCCAAGCGCGGCAAGCACTTGGGGTTGATCTTGGCGGAGAAGGAGGGATTCGAACCCTCGATACGGTGAAACCGTATACCGGATTTCGAGTCCGGCGCATTCGACCACTCTGCCACCTCTCCGGGGTATCTTGTGTGTGGTCTCGCTATGGTGAGCGAAGCCACGCAGTATAGCCTAGCTCTTCAAGGGCGCAACACCGCTGTGCCGTTCATGTAGGGGCGCAACACTTCGGGCACCTCCACCGAGCCATCGGCCTGCTGGTAGTTCTCGAGCACGGCCACCAGCGCACGGCCCACGGCCAGGCCCGAGCCGTTGAGCGTGTGCACCAGCTCGGGCTTGCCCTGGGCATTGCGGAAGCGGGCCTGCATGCGGCGGGCCTGGAAGGCTTCGCAGTTCGAGCACGAGCTGATCTCGCGGTAGGTGCCCTGGGCCGGCACCCACACTTCCAGGTCGTAGGTCTTGGCGGCGCTGAAGCCCATGTCGCCGGTGCACAGCGACAGCACGCGGTACGGCAGGCCCAGCTTCTGCAGCACGGCCTCGGCATGGGTCACCATCTGCTCCAGTGCGGCGTAGCTCTGCTCGGGGGTGGTGATCTGCACCATCTCCACCTTGTCGAACTGGTGCTGGCGGATCATGCCGCGGGTGTCGCGGCCGGCGCTGCCGGCTTCGCTGCGGAAGCAGGGGCTGTGGGCCGTCAGCTTGATGGGCAGCTGCGCCGCGTCCAGGATCTGGCCGCGCACGGTGTTGGTCAGCGAGATTTCCGAGGTGCTGATCAGGTACTGCTCGGCCTGCTCCTCGTCACCGCCACGCAGCACCCAGAACATGTCTTCCTTGAACTTGGGCAGCTGGCCGGTGCCTTCCAGGATCTCGCGGTTGACGATGTAGGGCGTGTAGCACTCGGTGTAGCCATGCTCGCCGGTCTGCAGGTCCAACATGAACTGCGCCAGCGCACGGTGCAGCCGGGCCATCGGCCCGCGCAGGAAGCTGAAACGCGAGCCCGACAGGCTGCTGCCGGTCTCGAAGTCCAGGCCCAGCGGCGCGCCCAGGTCCACATGGTCCTTCACCGCGAAATCGAATTCGCGCGGCGTGCCCCAGCGGCGCACTTCCACGTTGCCGGTTTCGTCGGCGCCCACCGGCACGCTCTCGTGCGGCAGGTTGGGCACGCCCATCAGCAGCGCCTGCAACTCGGTCTGGATCACTTCCAGCCGGTCGGCCGAGGCCTTCAGCTCGTCGGCGATGGCGGCCACCTCGGCCATCAGCGGCGCGGTGTCTTCGCCGCGGCCCTTGGCCTGGCCGATCTGCTTGCTGAAGCTGTTGCGCTTGGCCTGCAGCTCTTCGGTGCGGGTCTGCAGGCGCTTGCGCTCGCCTTCCAGCGACGAGAAGCGTTCCACGTCGAGGAAGGGCTGCGGGTTCTTGCGGGCTTCGAGCCGCGCGGTCACGGCGTCGAGGTCGCGGCGGAGCTGGGTGATGTCGAGCATGGCAAATCCTTGGACTGAACGGTTCAGGGGCCGCGACGGGCGGCCCCGGCCGCAGCGTCGGTGCTGCGGCGGCAGGCAGTACGTCGGGCCGCGGCGCGGCGGCCCGCGGCGCTCAAGATCGGGAGGCGGCCACCTCGGCCATCGACTTGTCGCCCAGGCCCATGGGCAGCGGGAAGCGGATGGTTTCCTGCACGCCGTCCATCTTGCGCACCGAAACCGCGCCCATCTCGCGCAGGCGGGCGATGACCTGCTGCACCAGGATGTCGGGCGCGGAGGCGCCGGCGGTCAGGCCTACGCGTGAGCGGCCTTCGAACCACTCGGGCTGCAGGTCGCTGGCGGCATCGACCATGTGCGCCGGGGTGCCCAGGCGCTCGGCCAGCTCGCGCAGGCGGTTGCTGTTGCTGCTGGTGGGGCTGCCCACCACGATGACCACGTCCACCTGCGGCGCCAGCACCTTGACGGCGTCCTGGCGGTTCTGGGTGGCGTAGCAGATGTCCTGCTGCTTGGGCTCGCGCACCAGCGGAAAACGGCGCTTGACGGCGGCCAGGATCTCGGCCGCGTCGTCCACGCTCAGCGTGGTCTGCGTCACCACGGCCAGCTTGTCGGGGCGGGTGACGGGCGCGCGGTCCACGTCCTCCACGTCCTCCACCAGGAAGATGCCTTCGCTGAGCTGGCCCATCGTGCCTTCCACCTCGGGGTGCCCCTTGTGGCCGATCATGATGAACTCGTAGCCTTCCTTGTGCAGCTTGGCCACTTCCACGTGCACCTTGGTCACCAGCGGGCAGGTGGCGTCGAAGATGCTGAAGCCGCGCTCCTGCGCCTCCTGGCGCACCGCCTGCGACACGCCGTGGGCGCTGAACACCAGCGTGGCGCCGGGCGGCACCTCGGCCAGGTCTTCGATGAAGATCGCGCCTTTGGCCTTGAGGTCGTTGACCACGTAAGTGTTGTGCACGATCTCGTGGCGCACGTAGATGGGCGCGCCGAACTTGACCAGCGCGCGCTCGACGATCTCAATCGCGCGGTCGACGCCGGCGCAAAAGCCGCGCGGCTCGGCCAGCAGCACGTCGTGGCTCTGGGGGTCTTGCACGGCCATCACAGCACTCCGATCACCGACACCTCGAAGGTGACGGGCAGCCCGGCCAGCGGGTGGTTGAAGTCGAACAGCAGCCAGTCCTCGCCCTCTTCGCGGATGACGCCGGCATAGGCGCCCTGGCCGTCGGGCGTGGGGAACTGCACCACGTCGCCGCGGCGGTACACCGCGTCGGGGTCGCCCAGCTCGCGCAGCAGCGAGCGCTTGACCCGCTGCAGCATGTCGGGGTTGCGCTCGCCGAAGGCTTCGCCCGCGGCCAGCTCGAAGGTGGCGCGGGTGCCCTCTTCCAGGCCGATCAGGCGCGCTTCCATGGCGGGGGACAGCTCGCCGGTACCCAGCGACAGCGTGGCGGGCTTGTCGTTGAAGGTGTTGACGATGTCGGCGCCGTCAGGGCCGGCGAGGCGGTAATGCAAGGTCAGGAACGACCCTTCTGCGATGGCGGTCACGGCGGCTCACGGGCGATAGACTGGACCGCGATTTTACGGGCCGCGCCCTCTTGCCCATGCCACTCCAGGACTTGCCCGCCGAACTGCGCCCGCGCGAGAAGCTGCTGGCCAGGGGCCCGGCCGCGCTGGCAGACGCCGAACTGCTGGCCCTGCTGCTGCGCACCGGCACCGCCGGCCAGGGCGTGCTGGAGATGGCGCAGGCCTTGCTGGCCCGCTTCGGCGGGCTGGCCGGACTGCTGCAGGCCAGCCTGGCCGACCTCAAGGCGGTCAAGGGGTTGGGCGGCAGCGCCAAGCGGGCGGAACTGGCGGCGGTGCTGGAGATCGCACGGCGCTCGATGGCGCAGCAGCTGGCCGAACGCCCGCTGTTCGACTCGCCCGCCGCGGTGAAGGACTACGTCAGGCTGCAGCTGGGCAGCCTGGCGCATGAAGTGTTTGCAGTGATGTTCCTCGACGTGCGCCACCACCTGCTCTGCATGGAAGAGATGTTCCGCGGCACGCTGTCGCAGGCCACCGTGTACCCGCGCGAAGTGGTCAAGCGCGCGCTGGCGCTCAATGCCGCGGCGGTGGTGCTGGTGCACAACCACCCTTCGGGCCATGCCGATCCTTCGCGCGCCGACGAGGTGCTGACGCAGCACCTGGCCAGCGCGCTGAAGCTGGTAGACGTGCGGGTGCTGGACCACCTGGTGGTGGGCCAGGGCCAGGTGGTGTCTTTCGCCGAGCGGGGGCTGTTGTGAAGCTCACCGACCTCAAGGCCCTGGGCCCGCTGAAGGCCGCGTTGCAGCAGGCCGAGCGCGAAGCCGCCGAACGGCGGGCCGAAGAGGCGCGGCTGGCGCGCGAGCGCAACCTGTTCCAGCGCAGCCTGGTGGGCGTGACGCCGCTGCGCGAGAGCGGCCGCATCAGCCTGGTGCCGCCGCGGCCGCTGCCGCACCCGCGCCAGCGCGAGATGGACGAAGCCGCTGCGCTGCGCGAGGCGCTATCGGACGAATTTGACGTCGAATCGCTGCTGGAGACCGACGAAGGCCTCAGTTACCGGCGGCACCACGTGGGCGCCGACGTGCCGCGCCGCTTGCGGCGGGGCCAGTGGGCGATCCAGGCGCAAGTCGACCTGCACGGCCTGCGGCGCGACGAGGCGCGTGAGCAGCTGGGCGAATTCCTGCACCAGGCCCAGGCCGCCGGCCTGCGCTGCGTGCGGGTGGTGCACGGCAAAGGCCTGGGCAGCCCCGGCCGCACGCCGGTGCTCAAGGGCAAGGTGCGCGGCTGGCTGGTGCAGAACCAGCTGGTGCAGGCTTTCGTGTCCGCTCGCGCCAGCGAGGGCGGGCATGGCGCGCTGGTGGTGCTGCTGGCGCCGAAGCTGGTTTAGTCAGCCTCCTTTGTTGCGCATCCAGTCGGCTGTTCCGGCCAGCGCTTTGCCCAATCGCTCGGCCATGCCGGGCTCGATGTCCAGCTCCACCATCGCCTGCCGCATGCAGGCCATCCACTGGTCGCGCTCGCTGATGCCGATGGCAAACGGCAGGTGGCGGGCGCGCAGCATCGGGTGGCCGAAGCGCTCGACGAAGTGGTTGGGCCCGCCCAGCCAGCCGCACAAGAACCAGAACAGCTTGTCGCGCGAGCCTTCGGTGGTGGTGGGGTGCAGCGCCCGCAGCCCGGCGTAGGCCGGCTCCAGGTCCATCAGGTCGTAGAAGCGGTCGACCAGGGCGCGCACGCCGGGCTCGCCGCCCAGCAGCGTGAATGCGGTGGGGGCGTCGGGTTCTTCGATGTCCATCAGCCCATTTTCGCCGCCAGCGCGACGACGGCCTGGGCGGCGGCCGAGCCCGGGTAGGCTTCCATCAGCAGCTCGCGGCGCAGCACCGCGTCGCGCACGCTGCCGTCGCTGGGCAGCTCGCCGACGAATTCCAGCTGCAGCGGGCTGTCCAGCCCCGGGTTCACATAGCGGTCGACCACGGCCTGCAGCTGCTTGCAGATGCCGCGGCCTTCACCCGGCCGGCCGGCCTGGTTGCACACCATGCGGATGTGACGGCGGCCCTGCGTGGTGGCCAGCACCTTGATGGTGGCGTAGGCGTCGGTGAGCGAAGTGGGTTCGGGCGTAGCCACCACCAGCACCTCGTCGGCCAGCGACACGGTGTACAGCACCACGTCGGAGATGCCGGCGCCGGTGTCCAGCAGCACACGGTCGTACATCGGCTTGACGGTCTCGACCACCTCGATGAGCTTGTCGCGCACCTCGGGCGTCAGCCGCGAGTACTCGACCATGCCCGAGCCGGCCAGCAGCACCGAGAAGCCGCCCGGCGCCGGCAGCGTGGCCTCGGCCAGCGTGTGCTGGCCGGTGAACACGTGGTGCAGCGTGATCTTGGGCACCAGGTTGAGCACCACGTCGAGGTTGGCCAGGCCCAGGTCGGCGTCTAGCACGAGCACCTTTTCCCCGCGCTGCGCGAAGGCCGCGGCGAGGTTGGCCGAAACGAAGGTCTTGCCGACGCCGCCTTTGCCGCTGGTGATGGCGGTGATGCGCGCCTGCTTGGCGATGGGAGTGCTGGTCATGCGCGCTTCACAGGTCCTGGAACTGGGAGCCGCTGAACAGCATCCCTTTTTCTTCAGCGCTGACCAGTGATACGGCCACCGGCTCCAGGCAGAAACGGTTGCGCCCTTCGGCCTTGGCCCGGTAGAGCTGCACGTCGGCGCGCTCCATCCACAGCAAGGCGGTGGAACGCACCCACTGCGGCGCGAACGCACCACCGATGCTGACGGTGACGGGCAGACGGTGCACCGTGCCGGCCTCGGCGCGGATGGCGACGGGGTCACGCTCGATGCGCCGGCGCACGCGCTCGGCCACGGTGGGGCCGAAGGCGGGCGGGCAGTTGGGCAGGATGATGGCGAACTCCTCGCCGCCCACCCGGGCGACGGTGTCCATTGGCCGCACGCATTCGCCCAGCACCCCCGCCACCCACTTGAGCACGAGGTCGCCGGCCGCATGGCCGAAGGTGTCGTTCACCTGCTTGAAATGGTCGATGTCCAGCACCAGCAGCAGCGCCGGCTCGCCGGAGCGGGCCACGCGGTCGACTTCGCGGCCCAGCGCCATCTCGAAGTGACGGCGGTTGGCCAGGCCGGTGAGGGCGTCGCGCACCGACAGGTCGCACAGCGCATCAATGATGGACTGCAGCCATTCGGGACTACCCGCTTCACCGGGCAGCTCTTCACGGCCGGCCTGCTTGAGCAGGGACAACGCGGCCTCGAGCTGCAGCCCGGCACTGAGCGGGGACGGCGGGCTCGGGGGCTGGCGCGGGGTCAAGGCGGTCACGGTCATCTTTGGATCGCAAGTCTAGTGCTCACTTTGCCGAAAACCTGCCGATAAGCATTGCAAACCCGTCCTTGTTTCGGCCGCCGGCGCGTCCTGGCCGAAACGAGACTGGCGCGCACCCTCCCTCACCGGATGTGCGCGCTTCCGTCGCGAGCACCACCGCATGAACACCGTTGCATCCCCTTCGCGTGCCACTGAAGCCTTTGCCACCGGCCGGGCGGACCAGGAGTTTCCGTTCGAGAAGGCCGACTTCGAGCGCGTGCGCACCCTGATCTACCAGCGCGCGGGCATCAGCCTGCACGAAGGCAAGCAGGCCATGGTGTACAGCCGGCTGTGCCGCCGGCTGCGTGAAACCGGCCACACCTCGTTCAGCAGCTACCTGCAGTGGCTGGAGCAGCACAGCGGCGGCAGCGGCGACGTGGAATGGCAGGAATTCATCAACTGCCTGACCACCAACCTCACCTCCTTCTTCCGCGAGGCGCACCACTTCGAGGCGCTGGCCACCGACCTGCGGGAGCGCGCGGGCCGGCCGCTGCGCATCTGGTGCAACGCCACCTCCACCGGCGAAGAGCCCTACACCATCGCGATGACGGTGGCCGAGACGCTGGGCAACGGTGCCAACGTCAAGATCACCGCCACCGACATCGACACCAAGGTGCTGGACACCGCCCGCCGCGGCGTCTACGACGCCAATGCGCGCGGCCTGTCGCCCGAGCGGCTCAAACGCCACTTCATGCGCGGCACCGGCCAGAACGCCGGCCTGATGCGGGTCAAGCCCGAGCTGGCGCGCATGATCGAGTTCAAGACTTTCAATCTGATGTCGATCACATGGCAGTTCGGCGAGCCCTTCGACCTCGTCTTCTGCCGCAACGTGATGATCTATTTCGACGCCCCCACCCAACGCCGTGTGCTGGAGCGCACCCATGCCGTGATGCGCCCGGGCAGCCTGCTGTACGTGGGGC encodes the following:
- a CDS encoding group II truncated hemoglobin codes for the protein MDIEEPDAPTAFTLLGGEPGVRALVDRFYDLMDLEPAYAGLRALHPTTTEGSRDKLFWFLCGWLGGPNHFVERFGHPMLRARHLPFAIGISERDQWMACMRQAMVELDIEPGMAERLGKALAGTADWMRNKGG
- a CDS encoding MinD/ParA family protein; protein product: MTSTPIAKQARITAITSGKGGVGKTFVSANLAAAFAQRGEKVLVLDADLGLANLDVVLNLVPKITLHHVFTGQHTLAEATLPAPGGFSVLLAGSGMVEYSRLTPEVRDKLIEVVETVKPMYDRVLLDTGAGISDVVLYTVSLADEVLVVATPEPTSLTDAYATIKVLATTQGRRHIRMVCNQAGRPGEGRGICKQLQAVVDRYVNPGLDSPLQLEFVGELPSDGSVRDAVLRRELLMEAYPGSAAAQAVVALAAKMG
- a CDS encoding Smr/MutS family protein is translated as MKLTDLKALGPLKAALQQAEREAAERRAEEARLARERNLFQRSLVGVTPLRESGRISLVPPRPLPHPRQREMDEAAALREALSDEFDVESLLETDEGLSYRRHHVGADVPRRLRRGQWAIQAQVDLHGLRRDEAREQLGEFLHQAQAAGLRCVRVVHGKGLGSPGRTPVLKGKVRGWLVQNQLVQAFVSARASEGGHGALVVLLAPKLV
- a CDS encoding CheR family methyltransferase — translated: MNTVASPSRATEAFATGRADQEFPFEKADFERVRTLIYQRAGISLHEGKQAMVYSRLCRRLRETGHTSFSSYLQWLEQHSGGSGDVEWQEFINCLTTNLTSFFREAHHFEALATDLRERAGRPLRIWCNATSTGEEPYTIAMTVAETLGNGANVKITATDIDTKVLDTARRGVYDANARGLSPERLKRHFMRGTGQNAGLMRVKPELARMIEFKTFNLMSITWQFGEPFDLVFCRNVMIYFDAPTQRRVLERTHAVMRPGSLLYVGHSENFSESRDLFRLRGKTIYERL
- a CDS encoding GGDEF domain-containing protein, whose translation is MTVTALTPRQPPSPPSPLSAGLQLEAALSLLKQAGREELPGEAGSPEWLQSIIDALCDLSVRDALTGLANRRHFEMALGREVDRVARSGEPALLLVLDIDHFKQVNDTFGHAAGDLVLKWVAGVLGECVRPMDTVARVGGEEFAIILPNCPPAFGPTVAERVRRRIERDPVAIRAEAGTVHRLPVTVSIGGAFAPQWVRSTALLWMERADVQLYRAKAEGRNRFCLEPVAVSLVSAEEKGMLFSGSQFQDL